A single region of the Changchengzhania lutea genome encodes:
- a CDS encoding NAD(P)/FAD-dependent oxidoreductase: MTVDYIIVGIGLAGISFCEQLRKHNKTFVVFDDQSQQSSVVAGGLYNPIVLKRFTGVWKSKEQLSVALNMYGQLEILLGVKLDYKIPVYRKFASLEEQNDWFMASDKPQLSKYLSTELVKNSKACISAPLGFGEVFKTGRIDTNTLIDNYKLFLKKNNLLIESRFDYDQINLNNKVVQYKTTESRFIVFAEGFGVIKNPYFSNLPLVPTKGELLTIHAPQLKVDYVLKSSVFIIPLEDDLYLIGATYDWKDTSNSITETARESLLSKLNTIISCPYEVVNHVAGVRPTVKDRRPLVGQHKAHKNMYVLNGLGTRGVMIGPYVSQALYNFIENGEPMDREIDIKRFE, from the coding sequence GATCAGTCTCAGCAATCCTCTGTGGTTGCAGGGGGCTTGTATAATCCCATAGTATTAAAGCGTTTTACAGGCGTTTGGAAAAGTAAAGAACAACTGTCAGTAGCTCTAAATATGTATGGACAACTGGAAATTCTATTAGGTGTCAAATTAGATTATAAAATCCCGGTCTATAGAAAATTTGCATCCTTAGAAGAACAGAATGATTGGTTTATGGCAAGCGACAAACCACAACTTTCAAAATATCTTTCTACAGAATTAGTAAAAAACTCAAAAGCATGCATTAGTGCACCTTTGGGTTTTGGAGAAGTTTTTAAAACAGGCAGAATAGACACAAATACTCTCATTGATAATTATAAGTTATTTTTGAAGAAAAACAATCTACTCATTGAATCTCGTTTTGATTACGATCAAATTAATTTGAATAATAAGGTCGTTCAATATAAAACTACTGAATCGCGGTTTATAGTTTTTGCTGAAGGCTTTGGTGTTATAAAAAATCCATACTTCAGCAATTTACCATTAGTGCCTACAAAAGGGGAATTACTCACTATTCACGCGCCACAATTAAAAGTGGATTATGTCTTAAAATCGAGCGTTTTCATCATTCCGCTAGAAGACGATCTGTATCTTATTGGTGCCACCTATGATTGGAAAGACACCTCTAATAGCATCACAGAAACTGCTAGAGAAAGCCTTTTAAGTAAATTGAACACCATTATTAGTTGTCCCTATGAAGTGGTAAATCACGTTGCCGGAGTGCGGCCGACGGTTAAGGACAGACGTCCTCTAGTTGGGCAGCACAAAGCTCATAAAAACATGTATGTTCTTAATGGCTTAGGAACTCGTGGCGTCATGATTGGACCTTACGTGTCCCAAGCACTATACAACTTTATTGAAAACGGAGAACCTATGGATAGGGAGATTGATATTAAACGCTTTGAATAA
- a CDS encoding DUF983 domain-containing protein, giving the protein MFNKGTKLYSILTGTCPKCHEESMFVNKNPYVLSEALQMHEACSNCGTKYKMEPSFFYGSMYVSYPVGIAFATAAFVISYFVFKASIHVIFISIIATLIVFMPIILRLSRNIWINFFMHYDKSLAKKNN; this is encoded by the coding sequence ATGTTTAATAAAGGAACAAAATTATATAGTATTTTAACGGGTACTTGCCCAAAATGCCATGAAGAAAGCATGTTTGTAAATAAAAATCCCTACGTGCTTTCCGAAGCGTTACAAATGCACGAAGCTTGTAGTAATTGCGGAACCAAATATAAAATGGAACCCTCTTTTTTTTATGGCTCTATGTACGTGAGTTACCCTGTAGGTATTGCTTTTGCAACAGCAGCTTTTGTAATATCGTATTTTGTATTTAAAGCGAGTATTCATGTGATTTTCATTTCAATAATAGCGACGCTGATCGTTTTTATGCCAATTATATTAAGGCTTTCAAGAAATATTTGGATTAACTTTTTTATGCATTACGATAAATCCTTGGCAAAAAAGAATAATTAG